A window of Cytobacillus sp. FSL H8-0458 genomic DNA:
CTTACTTCATTGATAAAGGAGAATAAAGTTCACAGTATTTATGCCTTTGACCGGAGCCGCCTATTTCGGGATTTTTACGAAGGCATGGAGTTTAATGACTTGCGCGCCAAATATAATGTCCAAGTGATTTACACATCAGTGGGAAACGGGAACATGCCAGCAAGTGATGACGTATTCGTAGAAGGATTACTGAGCATGTTTAGTGACATCGAGGGCAAAAACATTGCTCGCAGAAGCCGAGAGGCAAGATTGAGATATCCTGCTAAAAAATTCGGTTATCAAAAACAAAAAGAGACAAAGCGTTTCTTGCACGATACTGCTAAGCAGGAAAGCGTACAACAATACTTTACTGCTCTTCGGGAAATTAGTTCCCTTGATGACTTATATAAGGTGGTAAAGGAGTATCGAAAAAAATTCAAGAAAACAGACGAACAATTAATCTCAATGGCTACAGATCCATTTTACGCGGGATATGACCTGGAAAAGGGGACAAATAAGCTGCATCATGTCACCCCTTATATTTCTATTGAAGAATTTTTACAAATCCAAAGAAGTAAAGGTGACTTTTTTAAAGCTTTTCTTGAACGAAAAAAATCGCTAAAGGGCCAAAATGTTTACTCACCATATTGCGCCTATTGCCGGAAGCCTCTTAATTACAAAATTGAAGAAGAGACCAACAGTGCCTATTATTCTTGTTCCAGAAAACAACATTCCAAAATCACTGTGTCGTTTTCAGAGCTTACTCAAATAATCAGGCACGTATTGGATCAAATTATTCAAAACTTTGATAAAGGCAACCTAATTACTCACTCTATCCATTTTTACAGGGCAATTAAAAAGCTCCTGGAAGCAGAATTGAATAGGATCGACCAAAGCCTCAATGGAATCATAGAGGAATTAGTCCTTGAATCTGATGATTATTCTTCTACTTGGAAGGATGACCCTAGATATAAACGAAAACAACTTTTAAAACAGGAGTATCAAAACTGCCTGGAACAAATCAAAGAAAATCAAAACGCTCTCCAGCAAAATAAATCTGTCATTAAGGTGATTGAAGGGGCACTAATTAACCAGGCTAATATAAATCCCCTAATGCTTTATGACATGCTTATAAATGGAGTATGGATTTATGTGGATAACATTCAGGTAGATGTTTTCTTTTTTGATTATCTGCAGGAAATGGAGAAGGAAATTATTTACGAAGGAGAAGAGACAGCATGACTTTCGCATTCGGTTATATCCGTCGTTCATCTTATAAACAGCAGGAAAACAATAGTGTTGAAATACAGAAAGCCCACATCCTGGAGTACGCCCGGAGGAAAGGACTGAGTGTCCCAGAGGATTTTATCATTATAGAGGATGTTACGAGTGCATATAACAAACGAGCTAATCAACGAAAAGAACTGATGCGGCTCAAGGAATTGATGATGGAAACAAAGATTCCTACCGTGATCTTTTATGAAGAATCCCGAATGGACCGGACAGCTTACACGTTTGTACTAGACTTTTATAGACCATTAAAGGAAGTTATTCCGGACATTTTATTATATACAACCAATTCCGAAAATCCCTTCAATCCAGATAATGAACAAAACAAAATCGCTCTTTTACTTTACCGACAAGAATCAGAAATTAAATCAAACCGCGCAGTCGGGAATTTGATTGCCCATTTAGAAGCAGAGGAAAAGACACGGCCAGGCTCCAAGGTTCCCTTTGGATATAAGCAAGTTAATAAAATGCTTATTCCTAATGAGGATGCCGAGATTGTCACTTTTATCTATTACCTTCATAGCTGGGGTGTATCAATGGGAAAAATAGCAACCATTCTGAACGAAGCTGAAGTACCTTCACCATCCAATAAAGAATGGAGATCAAGCAGCATTGAAAACATTTTAAAGAACCCTGTTTATACCGGAACGCTAATATGGGATATTCAAAAATCAAAAAATGAAAGAAAATATGAATTCCTGGATTTCCATGAACCCTTAATTGATAGCTTCCTCAAACAGATTAGTGATATTAATAATCAGCTTCAAAAAAGTTTCGGACGCCTGGAAACCCCTTTCCTCTTTTTAAATAAACTAACCTGCGCTGACTGTGGTGATAAATTGGACAACCAAAACGGTTCGACCAAAAGGAACGGCATTTCATATCTATACCAATATTATGTATGCCGGAACTGTGACTACAAACTAGCAATCGATGAATTACATGAAAAACTTTTACCCCAGACTTTCAAACATGTCCAATCTTTTATAACTGCGCCAACAATAAAAACAACATCAGAAGAATACCTTACAAAATTCCAACAAGCCATTAAAAAAAATATAGCCAAATTAAAAAACTCTATTGACAAAGCTCAATCAAAGGGTTGTATTGCAAAAGAACAAGGTGATATGGAACTAGAAGAAATAGCTGTCTCTTTGGAACAAAGATACCAAGCCACCATTGATGACCTTGTTTCCTACTCAAAAACTGTCGATGAATTGAAAGGAACGCAAGATTCGGATGTCTTTTTTCATCGCTTCAATCAAATATTAGATGATTCACTGGCCATTACAGAGAAAAGGCTAATCATTCTCTACTTTGTGAATGAAGTTTTAATAACGCCGGAAAAGCCTCCAAAGCTTATCTTTTGCGAAAACTTCTTTGAACAATTACTTCCAATGGATAAACTCCAGAAACTCAGAGGAACTCAAATGGACAAACTACCGAAACCTATTTCACCCACCGGGATACAAAATACCGACATTTCTTAAGCGCCCTGTCTACAGGGCTATCCTTTAAGGAATGTTCGGTAGTCCATCCAAATTGGTATACCAATTTGGATGAATAACAGAAACCGATATCCATAGTATGGACGAAAAACCGAAAAATAACCAACTTAGAAAAAATACTAGGAGAGAGAAACAATGAAGGTAATTAGGTCATATGCAGGGCCTGAAAATGCAGTTAATGTAAGGGTCCTCCTGCAGCAACTTTTAACATTAGAAATAGAAAAAATGGTGAATACTAATCCTGTAAACTCACCAGCATCTCATGAAAAAATTACTCTAGGTGGTGATTGTGCATGAGATGTGCAGTATATGCTCGTGTTTCAACAGAATTGGATTCCCAAAGGACCTCAATTGAAAATCAGATCGATATTTTCCGGGACTACACTTCCAAGCAAGAAAATTGGGAGATTATCAAAGTCTATACAGATAAAAAATCAGGCACTAAGGAAAATCGGCCCGGATTAAAAGCTCTGATTCAAGATGGAAAAAACGGATTGTATGATGTGATTTTAGCCAAAGAGCTGTCCCGACTTGCGCGTAATGGTAAGCTATCATACGAGTTACGGGATATGTGTAACGACCATGGAATTCATATTGTTTGTATGGACAATTCCATTAATACTATTGAAGGCAATACCAACAACTTTGGGTTATATGCCTGGTTGTATGAAAACGAATCAGCCAATAGCAGACGGAGAAACAAACAGGCCAAGCGGGTTAAAGCTTTAAGGGGAAATTTTGTAGGTTCACATCCTCCCTACGGATATGGCTTGGAAAACGGTGTGCTGAAAATAAAAAGCGATGATACCCCCAATATCGTCCGCCGTATATTTCAGGATTATTTAAGCGGAACTGGTATGGACACTATCGCGAAAAATTTTACAGCAGAACAAATTCCTACTCCCGCTCAGGTAGCAAATAAAGCAAATGCTTCGGATCTATGGCATTCTTCTACAATTAAAGGTATCTTAAGTAACCGGCACTATGTTGGTGACCTTGTCCAAAGAAGGTCTGAAACAATATCAGTAATCTCTTCTAAACGGCGTCAAACAAGTGAGCAGGAATATATCATTAAGGAAAGCGCACATGAAGCAATAATAGCCAGGGAGCTTTTCGAAACCGTTCAGGTAATGATGTCAAATAGGACCAGAATTGGTACCGCTCCTCAGAAACACCTCTTTACCAACGTCCTTTATTGCGAAGAATGCAATAAAGGTATGTGGTATAAAGCAAACCAAAAAGGCTATAGGTGTGGAGGTAACATTAAACATGGAACCCATTTCTGCCAAAGTAAAGTCGCCGTTCGGGAGAAGGAACTTAAGAATGTGATATTGGAAGACCTGAAGGAATTGTTCAAAACAATAAGCAACGGCGCCTTCATGGAAACGATGGTCGGCAAACTAAATTCCAAAAAACAATCCGTTCAAAAAGAATTAAATTCCATCTTAAAAGAGATTGAGATGTGCCGGAAACAAAAGCTTGATCACGTGAATTTGTATACCGAAGGCATCTTAAACAAGGAAGATTTAATGGAATTAAAGCAAACACTTGATGCCAAAGTAGAATCACTCCTGATTAAACAGGCTCAACTAAATGAGGACTTAATTGAGTGCGAAAATAAGGATCATATTACTACCCTTAAAGAAAAGCTTAGTGACTTGCTTAACCTTAAGGATTTAACGCCTCAAATACTGAACTCATTAGTTGAAAAAGTGACCTGCCAATCAGATGGAACAATTCACATCAAATACAGCTTTGAAAATCCATTGCAGGAAACATGAGAAGGCAACTCCCTTAAGGGTTAGTTGCCTTCTTTTAAAATGAGTTGCGAGACACACTCAACATGCGCAGTCTGCGGAAACATATCCACAGGCTGAATACCATTTACCTTATATTTAGAGCTCAGAACTGAAATATCCTTAGCCAATGTTGATGGATTACACGAGACATAAACCACTTTCTTCGGCTGGACCTTCAAAATAGTCTTTAACAGCTGCTGGTCCAGTCCTGTTCTTGGCGGATCGACAATGATGACATCCGGCTTCCAGCCTTCTCTTGTCCATTTCGGAAGCCATTCTTCTGCTTTGCCGACCACGTATTGGGCATGCTTGATTCCATGGCGGGCCGCATTTTTCTTTGCGTCTTTAATGGATTCCCTGATGATATCCATGCCGCGGATTTCGGCAGCCTGATCAGCTACCCATAGCCCAATCGTTCCGACACCGCAGTATGCGTCAGCTACTTTTTCCTTGCCTGTTAAAGCCGCTGCTCTTTTGACTTCATTATAGAGCTTGACCGTCTGTTCAGGGTTCAGCTGGAAGAAAGTCCGGGCCGATAGTTCAAACTGAAGGTCTCCAAGTGTTTCCTGGATAAAGTCGCTTCCATCCAGATTCGTGGTTTCCTGTCCAAAAATAATGGAGGTTTTTTCACCGTTCACATTTTGAATGATGGACTTTACTTCAGGGAGCTCACTTTTTATTTTTTCGATAATAATCTCTTTTTTAGGAAGCTCTTTTTGAGCTGTAATTAATACGATCTGCAGCTCGCCTGTCTGTATTCCCACCCTGGCAACGATGGTTCTTACGATGCCTTTGCGGTTTCTCTCATTATAAATGGGGATTCGCAGGTCCTGGAGAATCCGCTTCACTGCTTCTGTCGCCTTTGTTGTCTGCGGATGCTGGACCGCACAGTGCTCTATATTAATCAGACGGTGTGAATTCATGCCATATAAACCGGCCAGCACCTTCCCGTCTTTTTGGCCAACCTGGAACTGGCTTTTATTTCTGTAGCTCCATGGATCTTCCATTCCAATGGTTTCTTTAATATCCAGCATCTCAGGATTAAGCTTTGTGTGCCGTTCTAAAGCTTGAATAATGATATCCCGCTTCTCCTTCAGCTGCTGATCATAGCGGAGATGCTGCAGCTGGCAGCCGCCGCACTCATGATAGACCGGGCATGGGGGCTGGACGCGGAACTCCGATTTTTTGCGGATTTTCTTGATCTTGGCCTCAGAAAACTTTGGATTTACCTTTGTTGCTTCTGCTACAATTTCCTCGCCAGGCAGTGCCCCAGGGACAAATACGACCTGCCTTTTAAAATAACCGACACCTTCGCCATTGATGCCAAGCCTTTTGATTGTCAGCGGGAACGTCTGTTTTAGTTTTAATTTAGCTGTTTGTTCTTGTTTCATGATCCTTCATCACTCCAAATTACTCGATG
This region includes:
- a CDS encoding recombinase family protein: MNVINSQKKHVFFRRVSTAGQDIITQEAADLPFREKLPHNGILIIDEIATSANKKSISERPEMQRLTSLIKENKVHSIYAFDRSRLFRDFYEGMEFNDLRAKYNVQVIYTSVGNGNMPASDDVFVEGLLSMFSDIEGKNIARRSREARLRYPAKKFGYQKQKETKRFLHDTAKQESVQQYFTALREISSLDDLYKVVKEYRKKFKKTDEQLISMATDPFYAGYDLEKGTNKLHHVTPYISIEEFLQIQRSKGDFFKAFLERKKSLKGQNVYSPYCAYCRKPLNYKIEEETNSAYYSCSRKQHSKITVSFSELTQIIRHVLDQIIQNFDKGNLITHSIHFYRAIKKLLEAELNRIDQSLNGIIEELVLESDDYSSTWKDDPRYKRKQLLKQEYQNCLEQIKENQNALQQNKSVIKVIEGALINQANINPLMLYDMLINGVWIYVDNIQVDVFFFDYLQEMEKEIIYEGEETA
- a CDS encoding recombinase family protein translates to MTFAFGYIRRSSYKQQENNSVEIQKAHILEYARRKGLSVPEDFIIIEDVTSAYNKRANQRKELMRLKELMMETKIPTVIFYEESRMDRTAYTFVLDFYRPLKEVIPDILLYTTNSENPFNPDNEQNKIALLLYRQESEIKSNRAVGNLIAHLEAEEKTRPGSKVPFGYKQVNKMLIPNEDAEIVTFIYYLHSWGVSMGKIATILNEAEVPSPSNKEWRSSSIENILKNPVYTGTLIWDIQKSKNERKYEFLDFHEPLIDSFLKQISDINNQLQKSFGRLETPFLFLNKLTCADCGDKLDNQNGSTKRNGISYLYQYYVCRNCDYKLAIDELHEKLLPQTFKHVQSFITAPTIKTTSEEYLTKFQQAIKKNIAKLKNSIDKAQSKGCIAKEQGDMELEEIAVSLEQRYQATIDDLVSYSKTVDELKGTQDSDVFFHRFNQILDDSLAITEKRLIILYFVNEVLITPEKPPKLIFCENFFEQLLPMDKLQKLRGTQMDKLPKPISPTGIQNTDIS
- a CDS encoding recombinase family protein, with the translated sequence MRCAVYARVSTELDSQRTSIENQIDIFRDYTSKQENWEIIKVYTDKKSGTKENRPGLKALIQDGKNGLYDVILAKELSRLARNGKLSYELRDMCNDHGIHIVCMDNSINTIEGNTNNFGLYAWLYENESANSRRRNKQAKRVKALRGNFVGSHPPYGYGLENGVLKIKSDDTPNIVRRIFQDYLSGTGMDTIAKNFTAEQIPTPAQVANKANASDLWHSSTIKGILSNRHYVGDLVQRRSETISVISSKRRQTSEQEYIIKESAHEAIIARELFETVQVMMSNRTRIGTAPQKHLFTNVLYCEECNKGMWYKANQKGYRCGGNIKHGTHFCQSKVAVREKELKNVILEDLKELFKTISNGAFMETMVGKLNSKKQSVQKELNSILKEIEMCRKQKLDHVNLYTEGILNKEDLMELKQTLDAKVESLLIKQAQLNEDLIECENKDHITTLKEKLSDLLNLKDLTPQILNSLVEKVTCQSDGTIHIKYSFENPLQET
- the rlmD gene encoding 23S rRNA (uracil(1939)-C(5))-methyltransferase RlmD; the encoded protein is MKQEQTAKLKLKQTFPLTIKRLGINGEGVGYFKRQVVFVPGALPGEEIVAEATKVNPKFSEAKIKKIRKKSEFRVQPPCPVYHECGGCQLQHLRYDQQLKEKRDIIIQALERHTKLNPEMLDIKETIGMEDPWSYRNKSQFQVGQKDGKVLAGLYGMNSHRLINIEHCAVQHPQTTKATEAVKRILQDLRIPIYNERNRKGIVRTIVARVGIQTGELQIVLITAQKELPKKEIIIEKIKSELPEVKSIIQNVNGEKTSIIFGQETTNLDGSDFIQETLGDLQFELSARTFFQLNPEQTVKLYNEVKRAAALTGKEKVADAYCGVGTIGLWVADQAAEIRGMDIIRESIKDAKKNAARHGIKHAQYVVGKAEEWLPKWTREGWKPDVIIVDPPRTGLDQQLLKTILKVQPKKVVYVSCNPSTLAKDISVLSSKYKVNGIQPVDMFPQTAHVECVSQLILKEGN